Proteins encoded by one window of Deinococcus ruber:
- a CDS encoding NADP-dependent oxidoreductase, which yields MKAFVVEKYGKTSELTLTDVPEPEMRDDDILVQIHAAGVNVLDGKIKDGEFKIILPYRLPLILGNDLAGTVVKVGAHVRRFKVGDEVYARPDQKRIGSFAERIALNERDAALKPASLSMEEAASVPLVGLTAWQALVEIGQIRPGDRVFIQAGSGGVGTFAVQLAKHFGAEVATTASTANFELLRQLGADVLIDYRTQDFEQQLKNYDFVLHSQGTAELEKSLRILKPGGQLISISGPPDPAFAKRANLPLPVRGAISLLSRRARHQAKRRGVNYTFLFMRAEGQQLEKISGLIDSGVIRPIVEKVFPFAETPEALAHVESGRARGKIVVQGSS from the coding sequence GTGAAAGCATTTGTCGTCGAGAAATACGGGAAAACGAGCGAACTCACCCTCACAGACGTGCCGGAACCTGAGATGAGAGACGATGACATCCTCGTTCAGATCCACGCTGCCGGTGTCAACGTGCTGGACGGCAAGATCAAGGACGGGGAATTCAAGATCATCCTGCCGTACAGACTGCCGCTCATCCTGGGCAACGACCTCGCCGGAACCGTGGTGAAAGTGGGGGCACACGTTCGCCGCTTCAAGGTGGGCGACGAGGTGTACGCCCGCCCGGATCAGAAGCGGATCGGCAGCTTCGCTGAGCGGATCGCCCTGAATGAACGCGACGCGGCCCTGAAGCCCGCCAGTCTGAGCATGGAAGAGGCCGCCTCGGTGCCGCTGGTCGGCCTGACGGCGTGGCAGGCGCTGGTAGAGATCGGCCAGATCAGGCCGGGCGACAGGGTGTTTATCCAGGCCGGGTCGGGGGGCGTCGGCACCTTCGCCGTCCAGCTGGCAAAGCACTTCGGTGCGGAGGTAGCGACCACCGCCAGCACCGCCAATTTCGAGCTGCTCAGGCAGCTGGGAGCCGATGTCCTGATCGACTACAGAACCCAGGATTTCGAGCAACAGCTGAAGAACTACGACTTCGTATTACACAGCCAGGGCACCGCAGAACTGGAGAAGTCGCTGCGTATCCTGAAACCGGGCGGGCAGCTCATTTCCATCTCCGGCCCGCCCGATCCTGCCTTCGCGAAGCGGGCAAATCTGCCGCTTCCGGTTCGGGGCGCAATCAGCCTGCTCAGCCGCCGCGCACGCCATCAGGCAAAGCGGCGCGGCGTGAACTACACCTTCCTGTTCATGCGGGCGGAAGGCCAGCAACTGGAAAAAATCAGTGGATTGATCGACTCCGGCGTCATCAGGCCGATTGTCGAGAAGGTGTTTCCCTTCGCCGAGACTCCGGAGGCACTCGCACACGTCGAGTCGGGCCGGGCCAGGGGGAAAATCGTCGTTCAGGGCAGCAGCTGA
- a CDS encoding SDR family oxidoreductase, giving the protein MQIKDSVVFVTGANRGLGLAFVQALLAGGAARVYAAARVPESIQIPGLIPVKLDVTSAADIAAAAEQCSDVTLLINNAGISDAKGGFLLQPSSVEAATREFQTNVLGPLQLSQAFAPILARNGGGAILNVLSVLSWISVPGAATYGVSKAAAWSLTNGLRHELQGQGTQVMGLHVGYIDTDMARGVDGDKTPPAEVVRQALLGLEAGQTEVLADEISRQVRAGLSGGHAASS; this is encoded by the coding sequence ATGCAGATCAAAGATTCCGTCGTGTTCGTCACCGGGGCCAACCGTGGCCTGGGCCTCGCCTTCGTCCAGGCACTGCTCGCCGGGGGAGCCGCCCGTGTCTACGCGGCGGCCCGCGTTCCTGAAAGCATCCAGATTCCCGGCTTGATTCCCGTCAAGCTCGATGTCACCTCGGCTGCCGACATCGCCGCTGCCGCCGAGCAGTGCAGCGACGTGACGCTGCTCATCAACAATGCCGGTATCTCGGACGCGAAGGGCGGATTTCTGCTCCAGCCGAGCAGCGTGGAAGCGGCCACCCGCGAGTTTCAGACCAACGTGCTGGGGCCGCTGCAACTCAGTCAGGCCTTTGCGCCCATTCTGGCCCGGAACGGCGGCGGAGCCATTCTGAACGTGCTCTCGGTACTGAGCTGGATCAGCGTGCCGGGAGCCGCCACCTACGGCGTGTCCAAGGCCGCCGCCTGGTCGTTGACCAACGGCCTGCGCCACGAACTTCAGGGCCAGGGCACGCAGGTCATGGGCCTGCACGTGGGGTATATCGACACCGACATGGCGCGGGGTGTAGACGGCGACAAGACGCCGCCCGCCGAGGTGGTTCGTCAGGCCCTGCTGGGGTTGGAGGCCGGGCAGACGGAAGTACTGGCCGACGAGATCAGCCGTCAGGTGCGTGCGGGGCTGTCCGGCGGGCACGCCGCGTCTTCATGA